Genomic DNA from Williamwhitmania sp.:
CCGGTTATGCCGATGGACCCAGAACCATTGCCCTTAGTGGTCAAACACGTATACTAAAGACCAGCTACCTTAATCGTTCACGACGTATTAAGAACCGAGTTCGTAGACGCCGTCCCAGCGGACGAGTAGGATTGGGTGGCTACCTATTCAACGACGTGAATGGAAAGATAAGCCGGACTGGTTTTCAGGGAACCTACGCCTATCACCTGGATATGCGCCAGTACCAGCTCTCGTTTGGTGCCTCGGTTAGCTTTTACCAGTTTAAGGCCGATGTTGCTCCCGATGGGCTTCCCTATCCCGATACGCCAGACCCGCTAGTTATGGCAGGAAAGGCCAATACTGATTTTTCACCCGATGCAAACTTTGGAGTTTACTTTTCAAATACAGGGCAATGGTATTCCGGATTTTCGGTGTCTAACCTGTTCCAAAGTACCGTTCAGTTTGGGAATGGCAACCCAGAGAGTGCTTATAAGTTGCTTAGGCATTACTACCTGCTGTCCGGTTACCGCTACGACTTACAAAACGATTTTGAGGTAGAGCCTTCGTTTTTGCTTACCACCACCGAACGCTTAAGCTATACGGTAGATCTTAATGTTAAAGGATACTATAAACATGATTACTGGGCCGGACTTTCATACCGAACTTCTGGTGAGATAGTCTTCATGATGGGAGCAAAGTATAAAATGTATTATTTTGGGTACGCATTTGACTACGGGTTGGGGCAGCTAACTAACTTTAATACGTATGGTACTCACGAGCTGATGATTGGCATTAAGCTTGGTGACAGTGCCCGACGCTACAGGTGGTTAAATCGTTTCTAACCAAGTGGTTTAATGCTATCTTTTTGATTGGTGCTAGAGGGGAAAGGCTGCTTTTTGCAGTCTTTCTTTTTGAAAGAGGTGGGGAAGTTCTATGCGTATCCAAATTTGTTAAGCTAAAAGAGCAATAAAGATCAGCCAAAATACAATAAACCTGCTGTAAATTAGATTATTGGTATAGGGTAAAAAGAGAAAAGCCGCAATGAATGCGGCTTTTCTCATGAACGATTGTTAACCTAGCTGATTTATTTTAGTATTCCTTTTTTGTGTTTTTCGGCAATAACTTGCAGCATGTCGTCAGTCATGGTTTCAAGATTCCAAACGGGGCTCCATCCCCACTCTTCACGCGCACAGGTGTCGTCCATGTAGTTGGGCCAACTTTCGGCAATGGTTTTCTTTACCTCATCAACATTGTAGTCCATGGCAAATTCAGGAATACGCTTCTTGATGGCAGCGTATACTTGCGATGGCTCAAAGCTCATGGCGGTAATGTTGAAGGAGTTTCTATGTTTTAATTTAGATGGGTTGGCCTCCATGAGCTGCACGCAAGCCTTTAGGGCGTCGGGCATGTACATCATATCGAGAAAAGTTCCTTCAGGCAAAGGGCAGGTGAAGCGCTTTTCCTTAATGGCTGCATAGTATATCTCTACGGCATAATCGGTGGTTCCACCGCCGGGCAGCGTTACATTTGAGATAATACCAGGAAATCGAACGCTTCTGGCATCCACACCAAAGCGGGAGTGATAGTAGTCGCTCATCAATTCGCCGGTAACCTTGCATACACCATAAATGGTTGATGGGCGCATAATGGTGTCCTGTGGTGTGCCATCGTGCGGAGTGTTATTCCCGAAGGCACCAATGGAGCTGGGTGTGAAAACTGCGCAGCTGTTTTCACGGGCAATCTCCAGCGAGTTTATGAGTGCTCCCATGTTAATCTTCCAAGCCAGCTGAGGGTTCTTCTCACCTGTTGCCGATAGTAGGGCAACAAGGTTGTAAATGGCGTCGATGTTATATTTCTTAACAATTTCTGCAAACTTTTTCCCGTCTAAGGCATCCAGCTCTTCAAGCGGACCCGCTTCGCCCAACTTAATGCATGGAGCGCAATTAAGGTCGGCTGCAACCACATGGCTGCTCCCGTATATGTTTCGAAGGTATGGAACAAGTTCCGAACCTATTTGGCCGCCGGCACCAACAACGAGGATATTCTTCATTACCTGATTTTTTGTAGGTTAGTTGCTCGAAAGAGAACAATTAATAAAAGTTGTTGCTTAACTAAGCGCTACAAAAGTAACTTTTTTTCAACTTGAGTGAAGCGGAAAATTGATGATTTTAAACAGGAATTACAGTTTTGCTGTGCGATTATTACTCCAAGCCACAATCCAGTTATAAATTGTTATCCGAATTGCCTTTTTGACCGAAACATCTTCAGTGCGCTTTCCCTGTGCTGCATAGGTTAGCAACAACCCGCAATGTCTCCATTACGAAAAGTGGAGCCTCATGCCTACACAAGGTAGAATTAGGCAGTTTGCCTTTAGGTTACTATAGGATGTTGTATGTGAATTGGTCAGAGTCCAAGAAGCCAGATACTCATCTGCTTATTCTCGTCACGTAAACGGGCAAGCTCTTCAAGTGCGCGGTTTCTGTCGGTGAAGCTAAACATGGAAACACGGTATACTGGTCCATCTACGGTAAGTATCTCCGGTTTGAATCCCTTCTTTTCAAGCGACGATTTTAACCTTTCCGCGTTTCCCTCTTTAGTGAAACTTCCGGCAATGATGTAGAATACCTTTTCTGTATTGGTCGAACTTTTAGGTTCCTCGTAGTAGAGTGCTTTTTTCTTCTCTGTTTGAGTGTTTATAACCTCTTCAACGTCTGCTTTTTCGGTAGTATCGGCGGCAGTGCTATCTTGAACTGTTGAATCTATGGCAGGTTGTGCCTGACTAACCATAGGCGAAGTTGGCATTTGCTGTGGGGTGAAAATGTCGGTAAAAAGCCAGAGAACAACGCAGGCAATGGTAATAAGGGAGATTGCAGCAACCCAGATAACGCCTGAAAATCGTTTTCTTGTAGCTATTCTTGCTGGAGGAACTATATTGGGTTTGGCAGTTATTTCCTTAGGTTTTTCGCTTATGGTTTCTTTCTCGGTGGAAGTTTGATGTATAACCAGCGATTCCAATCCAAAGGCATCGGGCAATAGATTAAGTCCCTCTTCAATTTTAAAGTTGAACTCTGCACCATCTTTAATAAGAATTCCCAAACCTTCGAATATGTATTTATTCGCTTTATCTAAGGTTTCTTTTACCTGCTCAACAAATAGGCCAACTGCTATTGCTGCAGCCTCAGGCGTTAGACCTTCCTGCTCGGCAACAAGGTTTTCGAGTAGCTTATCGTTCCACGTTTCCTCTTTGCTAAAAGAAATTTCCTTGGCTGGAGGGGTAATTACTCGTGTTGCTTCGTCGATTATGGCAGGTTTGTATTCAGCCACGAATGCTCCCAAGTTGGGAAGTGAAACCCTGTTGTTTATGCGAAGTAACTCAGCAAGAAGCTCACCCAAGTTCGATTTCATCTGAATGATAATGTTTTAGTGTATTGAACCACAAACCTGCTTGTCCATTCTCACGCTATTACCTTACGCGTCATCGGTAAAGGATAAGGGCAAAGTTGAATGAAAATTTCTTTTTCTGTCAATTAGTAAAAGTAAGAAAAAATGGAATGCCAAACCATCACTACCATAGTATGTTTATATTCAATGTTTCGACACCAACCGGAGTCCAATTATCGATCCAATAAGCAGTGTAATAAAAATCAACCTCAATGTTTCGTATGATTCTTTGAATAGCAATATCCCTAAAATAGCAGTTCCGGCTGCACCAATGCCGGTCCACACCGCGTAAGCTGTGCCCATTGGAATGGTTTGTATAGCCTTATTGAGCAGCAGAAAGCTCATGGTAATGCTGATAAAAAAGCCAACAGACCAACGCCAGTCTGAAAAATTATTGGAATACTTCAGACAGGTGGTAAAACTTACTTCAAAGAAGCCTGCAATTACAAGGTAAATCCACGACATGTTTTATATATAAAATGGGAGAGGGGGAAGCTTACGATTTATTTTGCTGGTCGATAACGTAAATTGAATATAAAAAATGAAGGCCAACCAAGAGCATTATGGGTAGGATGAACAGTAATAAAAAACGAAAAAGGAAGTAGTTGAGCACACCGAAGAAAATTAGAGTAGCAAGTGCTACAATAATTGTAAGGTCGCCAAAAAGCATGAGTCCCTTTTTTGCTCCAGAAAACGCACTTAGTGATATTCCACCAATACTGAATCCTTCGGGTAGTTCTCCCATGAACCGGTAAACACATATGGTGAGGAATGCTGGGTTTAAAAGCCCAAACAGTCCTAGCAGGACAGGTGAGCTAGTTAGCTTAAAGGAGTATGCAATACCAACAGTAGATGCAATGCCCATGTTGAGTGTAAAACTAAAACTGGAACCAATAAACTGTCTTGCCCAGTGAAAAAGTAAGGTTTCGGGAAACGTCTTTTTACTCATCAACCGCAATATTTTTTTGCTGGACAAAGGTAGCATTCTTTTTGCAGGTCCGGCATAGGATCGCTATTGTTGATGACGACACACTGCTTGTCAGTATTCACGTTGGCACGAAAAAATAGTGCAGAAGAATGGATTATTATTCAATCCGTTCAATTAGCTTTAGGGTGAAACCAATCTTGAGCATCTCCTCCTTAGAAAGGATGGCGCCTTCTGGTGGCCGTTGGTTGAGTTTAAGAGCAATTGCCAGCTGTCCTACCTGTTGGGTAAACTGAATTCTGTTTGGCGAAACGTTTGTAAGTAAGAGTTCGCTGAGCAAGTCGGCTGCTGCCTGATGACCAATTGCCGAAATAAGTTGATGCTTGCTCGCAAGCACTTTGGCATCATGAACCGATAGTGGCGATATTCGGTAGATGCCATCAGTGGTTACTACAGTTCCGTTATAAATAGCGATTGGCAAATTTTGACTTGCCAAAGAGTTTTTCGGCATAGACTCGCTTTCCATAAAAGATATTGAAATTTCCCCAAAGATAGGTTAAATCTTGTTTTTCCTTGAGTTGAACGGTATGGTTGTCAAGCAAAATACTGGTTAACGGGTAGCTGTTTTACCACATATAGCCCCATCTAAAAGGAGAGGTCAATCACAAATCAATTGCGAACATTTGGTTTGAAAGCGGTCATTCTGGTTTAGGAAGGGACTTTAATATTAAACCATTTAAGTTTAATTATGCATCACGGGAAAGTGAAAGATATTTTCTGAAGTATAGGCTTATACATGGTGGTGTGGCGCTTTGTGCCAGAAGATATTTATGGACTTGGGCTATATTTACTTGTAGCATCGATTCACTGCAGCAGCGTTTTTAATTGAAAAACTGCATGTGTTTTTCTTTATGGTGTTGGAGCAGGCGGCCTCGAAAAAAGTTTATCCCATTCAATTCTTCTTCCATAGAAGAGGTAAACGTTATTGACTTTAAACTGAAAATTTTCTTTTCCCGAGAGGCTAATTTCGTACGAATCGGTAATGTAGTATATACCAAAATAGTTTTTTTCGCGCGAGTAACCAAGAGCAATACGGGTTGATACTTTTGCACCCAAGCCACTACGTTCTCCGGAATATTTCCCTTGGTCATTATAGGAGAATGAGGTTTTCAGGTAGCCCATTCCCACCATTCCGGTAAGGTTCAGCAACAGTCGTTTCCACATAATAAAGTTGTGTGAGTAGCCAACGCTTATTCCGCCAGTAATGGCACTAACCTCATTGAGGTTAAGTTTGTCGGAAACGTTGTATTGTCGAAGGTCGATAAAGGCTGAATCTGCATAAACGTTGGTCACGTTGAAATAGGCTCCCATCATAAACGTTCCTGAACTTTTTTTCTGCCACTCAATCTGCTGAAATGCGGCTTTTTGTGAAAAGTTTCTACTGTTAAAAATGTAGAAAAAATTAGCACCGTAGGTTGACCTATAGGAATTCCTATTATTTGGATACGGTTTGGTGGTGTTCCACCCTGGGATAAAGTTATGTGGGTTTTCGAGGTAGAACCCTCGATAGTTTAAAAAGTATAGATCAAGTCCAAAAGTTTTGGCAAAAATGTTAGTTTGCAAGTCTAAAGAGGTTGTTTTTCCATATACCCTTTCATTTTCGGTGCTGGTAGGAAGCACAAACCCAAGTCGGATACCAAACCATTTATTTACAAATCCTACACCCATTCTGGTTTGTGGGGTTGGTGCAAATTTGTAGTTTTTGTTTAAGGAATCTTTGAGCGAGAAAGGTGCCGATTTAACGCCAAGGTAAACAAACACATTCATCTTTTTGAATAAGGAGATGATGTTGGTGCTATCTCCTCTAGTTATTATGGCTGGGGAGTTTTCGGGAGAGCCAGCTATACCCGAAAATGATAAGAATAGTAAGCTGATGACTATTAGGAAAATCGGTGGTCTCAACAGAATGTATATTTGTAACTAAAGGGTCTTTTTTGTAACAATGCTCAACAGTTCGTCAGGATCAATCGGCTTTCCAATAAAATCATCGCAACCAGCTTCAAAGCATTTAATTTTATCTTCCGGCATCACGCTCGCGGTTTGCGCAATGATAGGTAGGTTTTTTCTAAAAAGTTTTATTTTTTTTGTTGTTTCATAACCGTCCATAAATGGTAGCTGCATTTCCATTAGCACAAGGTCTATTTTGGTGTTCATTTGGCAAATTTCAAGGGCATCTTCACCGTTCTTCACATGTACAATAGCGGCTTTAACCTCACCAAGAATTGTTTCAAGATATTGGTAGCTGATCAAGTCGGCTTCCACAACGAGGATTGTCTTTCCTGCTAGGGGATGGTCAGTTGAAATGGCATCAAGTATGGTATTTAAATCGTTTTTGTTATCGATTTTTGTGTATGGAATAGTAAAATAAAAGGTGCTTCCGTTAATGCCGTCACTTTCTACCCAAATCTCTCCCCCAAGTAGAGAAACAAGCCCCTTACTTATGGCTAAACCTAGACCGGTGCCGTTTGGTTCAATGCCTTGCCTAACGCCAACCTGGTTGAACCGCTCGAAGATCAACTTTTGTTTTTCCTTCAGAATCCCCGGGCCTGAATCTTTAACCCAGAAAAGCAACTCCTTGTTGTCGTTTTGTGGCTTATACCCCAGCTCAATGGTACCCTCTTCGGTAAATTTGAATGCATTTTCGAGCAGGTATCCAGCAATTTCCTGCAGCCGTGTGCTATCGGTCACAATGAGAACCTCCTCATCCGATAGTCCTTTGCTCACTTTCAGATCAATCTTTTCTGATAGTTTGTTCGACCATAGGTTCTGACATTCAACAACCAGCTGATTTACAACTTGATTTAAAGAGCATGCCGACTTTCGCATCGTCAACTGCCCTGACTCAATCTTCGCAATGCTAATAATGTCGTTTATGATCTCTAGTAGTTGACGACCCCTTTCGTCGATGATTTCTATGTATTGTTTCCGTATATCGAATGGCAGTTCATCTTCAAGCATTTTGGAGAATCCAATGATTCCATTGAGGGGGGTTCTAATTTCATGCGACATGTTGGTGAGGAACGCCGTCTTCAACCTGTCTGATTCTTCTGATTTTTTTAGTGCACTATTTAATTCCTTGGTTCTTGCTTGAACGAGGTTCTCCAAATCTTGGTTAAATTGGTTGAGTTCCTTGTTCATGGAGTCGATTTCTTTGCTCTTGCTTCTTATCTTCTTGTTTGCAACAACAAGCGCAAATGCAAATAAAAGGACGACGAGCACGAAAATCAAGAGTGTTATATTCAGCACAGCCGATTTTTTGGTTTTTTGCTGGGTAAGGCTTAATTCCTGATTCAGCAAATCATTGGTTTGGGATTGGGAGTCATAGTCGTATTTGACCCTGAATTCGGCTACCTTATCGCTAAGGTCTTTAGAAAAGATGCTATCCTTAATGTTGATATATCGCATTAAAAGGTTACGCGATTGAGACTCGTTTCCATCCAGGTGTTTAAGGTTGGAAAGCGTGAATAGTGCTTCCGCCTGAACGCGTTTGAGCGCACTTCCTTTGGCGATGTTGTATGATTTAGTGGCATATTTTATTGCCTCCGAGTACTTTCCTTGCTTTGTAAGAACCGAGGCAAGATCGTTATAGCATTCGGCCTCACTGTAGCGTTCCTTTAACTCATTTGCCAGCTGGGCTGCCTGAAAATAAAAGGCGGCGGCCTTTTCAAGATTACCTATCTTAAAGTGCGTAATCCCCAGATTCTCTAACGTTGTAATCATGCTTCGACGGTTTCCCTGCCGCTTCTTCATTTCTAAAACATGAAGAAAGCATGGAAGAGCATCGTCGTAGCGGCCTAAGTCCAGCAGGATGAGTCCCACATTGTTCTGCGTATAAACAATACCTACGCTATCATTCATCTGAATGGAGAGTTCCCTTGCTTTTTCAAAGAGGGATAGGGCGTGGGTGTAGTCGCCCAAGTTTCGGTAAACTAGGCCCAGGTTGTTCAACGCCTTTGCAACGCTTAATCTGTCGCCTACCTCCTGTTCTATGGCTAATGACTTTTGGTAGGCTGCAAGTGCCTCAGCGTAGTTGCCTAGACGCTCTAAGTTGGCTCCCATACGGTTTAAGCAACTTGCAAGGCCAGCGGAATTATGCTCATTCTTGTATAGTAGAGATGCCGTTTTTAGGTAATCAAGCGATTGGGTATAGTGTGACAGGTAAAAGTCGCTTGCAGCACAAGATTCTAATGCTTTTGCTTTAAGCAGCGGGAGGTTTAACTCGCTTGCAATCTCGAGAGCCGATTCTGCATACCCTAACGATTTTTCAGGAGTGTTGGAGAGCGTAAGGTTTGCTAGTTTAAGGAATATTTCAACTCTTGCTTTGTCGCGAACTTCAGAAACAAGTGACAAAA
This window encodes:
- a CDS encoding multidrug efflux SMR transporter, translated to MSWIYLVIAGFFEVSFTTCLKYSNNFSDWRWSVGFFISITMSFLLLNKAIQTIPMGTAYAVWTGIGAAGTAILGILLFKESYETLRLIFITLLIGSIIGLRLVSKH
- a CDS encoding DUF4421 family protein; the encoded protein is MRPPIFLIVISLLFLSFSGIAGSPENSPAIITRGDSTNIISLFKKMNVFVYLGVKSAPFSLKDSLNKNYKFAPTPQTRMGVGFVNKWFGIRLGFVLPTSTENERVYGKTTSLDLQTNIFAKTFGLDLYFLNYRGFYLENPHNFIPGWNTTKPYPNNRNSYRSTYGANFFYIFNSRNFSQKAAFQQIEWQKKSSGTFMMGAYFNVTNVYADSAFIDLRQYNVSDKLNLNEVSAITGGISVGYSHNFIMWKRLLLNLTGMVGMGYLKTSFSYNDQGKYSGERSGLGAKVSTRIALGYSREKNYFGIYYITDSYEISLSGKENFQFKVNNVYLFYGRRIEWDKLFSRPPAPTP
- a CDS encoding tetratricopeptide repeat protein, which codes for MTKVVRIILGLLLMVEVLPAQNAREDSLLSLVSEVRDKARVEIFLKLANLTLSNTPEKSLGYAESALEIASELNLPLLKAKALESCAASDFYLSHYTQSLDYLKTASLLYKNEHNSAGLASCLNRMGANLERLGNYAEALAAYQKSLAIEQEVGDRLSVAKALNNLGLVYRNLGDYTHALSLFEKARELSIQMNDSVGIVYTQNNVGLILLDLGRYDDALPCFLHVLEMKKRQGNRRSMITTLENLGITHFKIGNLEKAAAFYFQAAQLANELKERYSEAECYNDLASVLTKQGKYSEAIKYATKSYNIAKGSALKRVQAEALFTLSNLKHLDGNESQSRNLLMRYINIKDSIFSKDLSDKVAEFRVKYDYDSQSQTNDLLNQELSLTQQKTKKSAVLNITLLIFVLVVLLFAFALVVANKKIRSKSKEIDSMNKELNQFNQDLENLVQARTKELNSALKKSEESDRLKTAFLTNMSHEIRTPLNGIIGFSKMLEDELPFDIRKQYIEIIDERGRQLLEIINDIISIAKIESGQLTMRKSACSLNQVVNQLVVECQNLWSNKLSEKIDLKVSKGLSDEEVLIVTDSTRLQEIAGYLLENAFKFTEEGTIELGYKPQNDNKELLFWVKDSGPGILKEKQKLIFERFNQVGVRQGIEPNGTGLGLAISKGLVSLLGGEIWVESDGINGSTFYFTIPYTKIDNKNDLNTILDAISTDHPLAGKTILVVEADLISYQYLETILGEVKAAIVHVKNGEDALEICQMNTKIDLVLMEMQLPFMDGYETTKKIKLFRKNLPIIAQTASVMPEDKIKCFEAGCDDFIGKPIDPDELLSIVTKKTL
- a CDS encoding SPOR domain-containing protein is translated as MKSNLGELLAELLRINNRVSLPNLGAFVAEYKPAIIDEATRVITPPAKEISFSKEETWNDKLLENLVAEQEGLTPEAAAIAVGLFVEQVKETLDKANKYIFEGLGILIKDGAEFNFKIEEGLNLLPDAFGLESLVIHQTSTEKETISEKPKEITAKPNIVPPARIATRKRFSGVIWVAAISLITIACVVLWLFTDIFTPQQMPTSPMVSQAQPAIDSTVQDSTAADTTEKADVEEVINTQTEKKKALYYEEPKSSTNTEKVFYIIAGSFTKEGNAERLKSSLEKKGFKPEILTVDGPVYRVSMFSFTDRNRALEELARLRDENKQMSIWLLGL
- a CDS encoding NAD-dependent epimerase/dehydratase family protein, translated to MKNILVVGAGGQIGSELVPYLRNIYGSSHVVAADLNCAPCIKLGEAGPLEELDALDGKKFAEIVKKYNIDAIYNLVALLSATGEKNPQLAWKINMGALINSLEIARENSCAVFTPSSIGAFGNNTPHDGTPQDTIMRPSTIYGVCKVTGELMSDYYHSRFGVDARSVRFPGIISNVTLPGGGTTDYAVEIYYAAIKEKRFTCPLPEGTFLDMMYMPDALKACVQLMEANPSKLKHRNSFNITAMSFEPSQVYAAIKKRIPEFAMDYNVDEVKKTIAESWPNYMDDTCAREEWGWSPVWNLETMTDDMLQVIAEKHKKGILK
- a CDS encoding DUF1874 domain-containing protein yields the protein MESESMPKNSLASQNLPIAIYNGTVVTTDGIYRISPLSVHDAKVLASKHQLISAIGHQAAADLLSELLLTNVSPNRIQFTQQVGQLAIALKLNQRPPEGAILSKEEMLKIGFTLKLIERIE
- a CDS encoding type IX secretion system membrane protein PorP/SprF; protein product: MKGLLNLRIAILILGVFLADHALGQQEPLYSQYMMNPFLLNPAVAGAEGFTAFNLTARQQWAGYADGPRTIALSGQTRILKTSYLNRSRRIKNRVRRRRPSGRVGLGGYLFNDVNGKISRTGFQGTYAYHLDMRQYQLSFGASVSFYQFKADVAPDGLPYPDTPDPLVMAGKANTDFSPDANFGVYFSNTGQWYSGFSVSNLFQSTVQFGNGNPESAYKLLRHYYLLSGYRYDLQNDFEVEPSFLLTTTERLSYTVDLNVKGYYKHDYWAGLSYRTSGEIVFMMGAKYKMYYFGYAFDYGLGQLTNFNTYGTHELMIGIKLGDSARRYRWLNRF